A window of Sphingobacterium sp. SRCM116780 contains these coding sequences:
- the mraZ gene encoding division/cell wall cluster transcriptional repressor MraZ has protein sequence MSFLIGEYECKLDTKGRMVLPAALKRQLPDVEREGLVINRGFEKHLVIYTREEWNAITARLAQLNQYVEKNRMFIRNFTRGATELSLDAAGRVLLPKGLLDYSGITGEVVLACQVNKIEVWSKDGYEDFMNGDLGEDFSALAEQVMGGFDLGGLTNG, from the coding sequence ATGAGTTTTTTAATTGGCGAATATGAATGCAAGTTAGACACCAAAGGAAGAATGGTGTTGCCTGCTGCGCTCAAAAGGCAGTTGCCTGATGTTGAGCGTGAGGGGCTTGTGATCAATCGTGGATTTGAAAAGCATTTGGTGATTTATACGCGCGAAGAGTGGAATGCAATTACAGCTCGACTTGCGCAGTTGAATCAGTATGTAGAGAAAAACAGGATGTTTATTCGAAATTTCACTAGAGGAGCAACCGAATTAAGTTTAGATGCAGCGGGGCGTGTGTTGTTACCAAAAGGTTTGTTGGATTATTCTGGTATAACCGGGGAAGTTGTTTTAGCTTGTCAGGTAAATAAAATTGAGGTTTGGTCAAAAGATGGGTATGAGGATTTTATGAATGGAGATTTGGGAGAAGATTTCTCTGCTTTGGCTGAACAAGTAATGGGAGGTTTTGATTTAGGAGGATTGACGAATGGATAA
- a CDS encoding GyrI-like domain-containing protein has product MRTKNFQNFMLLACLLFSITAQSQVQTKKSKTMNNQIIQKFYVVGISTRTTNENGQSAKDIETLWGKFWNEEIQKQIPNKISDDIYAVYTDYETDFTGPYTTIIGLAVNSLEHIPKGFIGITIETSIYQKFVSKGKMPEAVFNTWLEIWQNKKLNRAYKADFTIHGKKYYDGDQAEVETFISVKE; this is encoded by the coding sequence ATGAGAACGAAAAACTTTCAGAACTTCATGCTTCTTGCATGTCTATTATTCTCCATCACAGCTCAGTCACAAGTACAAACAAAAAAATCTAAAACAATGAACAATCAAATCATTCAAAAATTTTATGTCGTTGGAATATCAACAAGAACAACCAATGAAAATGGGCAATCCGCCAAAGACATTGAAACATTATGGGGGAAATTTTGGAACGAAGAAATACAAAAACAAATTCCGAACAAAATTAGTGATGATATTTATGCCGTTTATACAGATTACGAAACTGACTTCACAGGTCCATACACAACCATTATTGGATTAGCAGTAAATTCTCTAGAACATATTCCTAAAGGATTTATAGGCATAACAATTGAAACTTCGATCTACCAAAAATTTGTTTCAAAAGGTAAGATGCCAGAAGCGGTTTTCAATACCTGGCTGGAAATATGGCAAAACAAAAAGCTAAACAGAGCTTATAAAGCTGATTTCACTATTCATGGTAAAAAATATTATGATGGAGATCAGGCAGAGGTAGAAACTTTTATATCAGTAAAGGAATAA
- a CDS encoding helix-turn-helix transcriptional regulator, translating to MNDKDIKRLSRLTAILTQLQTKRLLTASELADKFLVSKRTIYRDIKALEQAGVPILTEEGKGYSLMNGYRIPPVMFSESEANALITAEQLVLKNKDASFVKDYTEAVSKIKSVLRNNTKDKVNLLSNRIISGQNTDNDRTSNNLSTLQLALTNFNLVKIKYYSPYTDQTTERTIEPFAIYTSDENWLLIALCRLRNDYRAFRLDRIASLWVLSQTFKPHKITFEEYFDICRKKCLTPLP from the coding sequence ATGAACGATAAGGATATAAAACGACTTTCTAGATTGACTGCAATCCTAACCCAATTGCAAACGAAACGGCTGTTGACAGCTTCTGAATTAGCTGACAAGTTTTTAGTTAGTAAAAGAACAATCTATCGAGACATTAAAGCATTAGAGCAGGCAGGTGTTCCCATTTTAACAGAAGAGGGAAAAGGTTATAGCCTAATGAATGGTTACAGAATTCCACCTGTGATGTTTTCTGAAAGTGAGGCCAATGCTTTGATTACAGCGGAACAATTGGTCTTAAAAAACAAAGATGCATCATTTGTAAAAGACTACACAGAAGCGGTTAGTAAAATAAAATCTGTTTTACGAAACAACACAAAAGATAAAGTCAATTTGCTTTCTAATCGAATTATATCTGGACAAAATACGGACAACGACCGAACAAGTAATAACTTATCAACTCTTCAGTTGGCTTTGACAAATTTCAATCTAGTCAAGATAAAATATTATTCGCCTTATACTGACCAAACAACTGAAAGGACCATTGAACCTTTTGCAATTTACACCTCCGATGAGAATTGGTTGCTCATTGCACTTTGCAGATTAAGAAATGATTATAGAGCATTCCGTTTAGATCGCATTGCAAGTTTATGGGTATTGAGTCAAACATTCAAACCGCACAAAATTACCTTTGAAGAGTATTTTGACATTTGTAGAAAAAAATGTTTAACACCCTTGCCATAG
- a CDS encoding FtsL-like putative cell division protein, which produces MGKNTIRQQELSEEVQEELQEAVEEKAEETQKFLRTLLTAGNLSIYSIVNYLPFIGFVALLMMLYITNRHFAERTIRKIDKLGKEVKELSWDHKSLSAELMKMSTQTEIAKRVDSLGLKERVEPPIKIEIVKEKKK; this is translated from the coding sequence ATGGGTAAGAATACAATTAGACAGCAAGAATTAAGCGAGGAGGTTCAAGAAGAACTACAAGAAGCTGTTGAGGAAAAAGCTGAGGAAACCCAAAAGTTTCTAAGGACTTTGCTTACAGCTGGTAACTTATCTATTTACTCTATCGTCAATTACTTGCCATTTATTGGTTTTGTTGCCTTGTTAATGATGCTTTATATTACAAATCGTCATTTTGCTGAGCGTACGATTCGGAAGATTGATAAGTTGGGTAAGGAGGTTAAAGAATTGAGCTGGGATCATAAATCTTTATCGGCTGAATTGATGAAAATGTCTACCCAAACCGAAATCGCAAAGCGTGTGGATTCGTTAGGGTTGAAAGAGCGTGTAGAGCCGCCCATCAAGATTGAAATTGTAAAAGAAAAAAAGAAATAG
- the rsmH gene encoding 16S rRNA (cytosine(1402)-N(4))-methyltransferase RsmH: protein MDNVYHVPVMLQECMDALAIKPNGVYVDVTFGGGGHSKEILKRLGSEGKLFAFDQDPDALNNVIDDSRFTLIHQNFRFLKNNLRLNGIKQVDGILADLGVSSHQFDAADRGFSIRFDADLDMRMDQISDVDARTVLATYTEEDLHRIFGMYGEIINAKTLAKTIVTARLTTPINTVAELKEVIKKLVPRGKENKYHAQVFQALRIEVNKELEALQEFLMQTVDVLKPEGRLVVMSYHSLEDRLVKNFIAKGKFRGDVEKDFFGNEIKPFHVVSRKAITANEQELVENNRSRSAKLRVAEKLEIA, encoded by the coding sequence ATGGATAATGTTTATCATGTACCTGTAATGTTGCAAGAGTGTATGGATGCTTTGGCGATTAAACCAAATGGCGTGTATGTTGATGTGACATTTGGTGGGGGGGGGCATTCCAAGGAAATATTGAAGCGTTTGGGGTCTGAGGGTAAATTGTTTGCCTTTGATCAGGATCCAGATGCACTGAATAATGTCATTGATGATTCACGGTTTACACTGATTCATCAAAATTTTCGCTTTTTAAAAAATAATCTTCGGTTAAATGGTATAAAGCAAGTGGACGGTATTTTGGCTGATTTGGGAGTTTCTTCTCATCAGTTTGATGCTGCCGATCGCGGTTTTTCTATTCGTTTTGATGCCGACTTGGATATGCGGATGGATCAAATTTCAGATGTAGATGCAAGAACAGTTTTGGCGACCTATACAGAAGAAGATCTACATCGTATTTTCGGTATGTATGGGGAGATCATCAATGCGAAGACGTTGGCGAAAACGATTGTAACCGCTCGATTGACAACTCCGATCAACACAGTTGCTGAATTAAAAGAGGTTATTAAAAAATTAGTTCCAAGAGGGAAGGAAAATAAATATCATGCGCAAGTTTTTCAGGCATTGCGTATTGAAGTGAATAAAGAGTTGGAGGCTCTTCAGGAATTTTTGATGCAAACAGTTGATGTTTTAAAACCTGAAGGACGTCTTGTAGTGATGTCTTACCATTCATTGGAAGATCGCTTGGTTAAGAATTTTATAGCTAAGGGTAAATTTAGAGGAGATGTGGAGAAGGATTTTTTTGGAAATGAAATAAAGCCATTTCATGTCGTGAGTCGTAAAGCGATTACGGCTAATGAACAAGAGTTGGTTGAAAATAATAGATCGCGCAGTGCGAAATTGCGTGTTGCTGAAAAGTTGGAAATAGCTTAA